A stretch of DNA from Oryza brachyantha chromosome 4, ObraRS2, whole genome shotgun sequence:
CATGATGACATGAATCAAGGTCCGATCTtcggtttaatttttttttatccctgAAGTATTTTACCTCAAAACCTTGTCATACTTCTCCTGCAGAATGAGACTCTTGATGTCACTATCAAAAGTTCAGTAGTCAacttctttcttcttcagtTTGTTTTATCTGGGCAAATAAGTGGTACCTTGTTTGGTACCGTGCCATTGTCAGTACAGCCGTATGGAACCTAAAACAAAGAACCGCAGTGTATAATCTTGTTTGGTAGGTTGAGACAATACTATTCAATGAGTGACTCATAAATTTTATGCGGTAAACTGAGGTTTTAATCAATCAGTATGCTCTGGCTTATTTATATTGCATATGGCTGTTCAGGATGCCTCTGTAGAATCAGCAGTGGATACAGAGAGAGAATATTCAGTAGAAGAAAATCAGAAGCTTCAGCAACAGATGGTAAGGTTTCCCACTTTATGGGGGAGTACTACTTAATTTCAACATAGCACTGTTGGTGACAAGATCACATGCaactttatctttttcttatgcttataagttaaaaattaaatttaaattttaaattttaagttaatttttgggttttcacggtagtttatttttttagccttagcttatatatcactaagaacacgtacataaaaaatttattctcaaattatttttcgtttgcaaatataacaTGACTTTTATTCTTGTATGTAATATTCTCTTAATAGTTTAGCATTTCAGTTTTccttaaataaaatttacccTGATTATGCATTAGGCAACAAATAAGTAGTATTTGaactgaatatattttttctacctAAAATCTGAATTGAATTCAGCAAAAATGATGTGAAATCAACCAAATATCTGGCTGCAAGGTAAATTCTTCTTTTGAGTTACATAAAACTACCGAGTCTTTAGCGCAAAATTATTGGAACAGGAAATTGACTCCAGTAAACCGTTGAATTCACTCGAAGAGCAAGTGCAGTGGCACTTGCCAGATAGCAGCATTTATGGAACAATTGGGGCATGCATTTGACATTTGGTTATAGATTATAAATAGGGTCACATGGTGACATGGACCCAGTTAAGTTTGTTGGCAAACAAAAGTAGGTAAATGCTTTAACAAGCTCTAAGTTCTTCAGTCTACATGAAGGAAACGTTTGGGTTATTGAGCTACAGTGGTCGACAATCTGGTGTTGCAATAATTCTCTTCTTTGTATTTTCTCCGTTGAAAAATTTAATGGTGCGCTGGTAGTGGTAGGCATATAAGGACAAAACTGAATTTGACATTTCTCTTCCCAagatcaaaatattaaaatgtatTACTGAATATGACATAACATAGTACTATAAACCTGGAGAGAGGTACAGGGGCAAGGGCTATGTTCTTTTAGCTAAATTGTTCTCGACTTTTGCTTTATGCTTCTCAAACTGTTaacgttgtattttttttacaaattttctatatacatGTCTATCATCATCTTCCATCTTGGTGGagtagattttcaattttatattaactaATTTCATAGTTTATACTATTACATAGccattagaaaattagataatcttttatcgtAAAAAGAACGTAGCCTAATACTAATTAAGATAAATTTGTACAGAACCTATGTCCAAATTCATAGTATCACACCGTGTCACATAAAGTAAtagattttaatattttgagacAGTGGTTGTACGAGAATTCCAATTACATACGCTTACGGTTTATGAACTATTATTCCCTTAATCAATTACTTGATGAGCAACTCTACTGTACATACTTTTAAATTGACACGTGATAATCTCAACTGTAACACGCCTTTTTTCTAAGTGATTACTGTCATATATCtgaatatttgaatttaacCTTGCTTCAGGAGCTGCTTAGGGCAGCAAGGTCATCTCAGCAGGGCTTCTCAGTAATGTTTGTGCTGCTAGTCTTCATGTCGTCTGTCTGCATTGGGCACTTGATGAAGCAAATCAAGGTTTAGcgacatatatatgcagaagGCTGATAATTTCCCATCTCAGCTGCCTATGACAGACAACAGGGCAGTAGAGTATGCATAGAAAAGATTCAATAGGTTGTAAATTTTCAGATACAAGATAGCTATTTGCACTTTATTCATGTAAAGTAGATTATACTTCATAATTATAGCTTATGTGTCATGTAAATTATGCTCCTACTTCTTAACTTGTGATCTGTAATGCCACAGTTGATAAGGGAAATATAGTTTCTCTGTTTCTTTAAAACAGCAGGATTCCTATGCAAGAAAGCTGTAACATGATCaggcatatatattaatctatttaagACAATGTTTACTTCAGATATATAATCGGcctaatcttttcgcttatacttatcagcaaaaatttgaatttttaattttaaatttggagtagattttaaagTTTCTTCGTagcagtttattttccagtcatGCCTTTTAGATCGacaagaacacgtatataaaataaaaaaatcatttacaaatatatcgttcgtTCGATTTTTTCTTGAACAgcccaaataatcacccctaATACGTTAGTATTTCTGTATGCAGTATTGGTCAACTGTAGAATAACAATGTGCCATTGATTTACTTCTTACAATGAACTACTCATAAAATTACTCAAGAAGTCTACTGTCTAAATATCAGACAAAAAACAAGAAGTCTACTGACATCAGTCTGTACGAGGTCACAACGAGATGAACAGCGGAATCGAAAGGGGAACACATCCGCCTACGTCGGAACAACGTAAACGCTGTGGTGAGCCACCAAAGCAAACTCAATAGCCACCCCGACCGCGAGCGCGACCACGGCCACGGCGCCGGCTGCACCGCAGCAAGCAGCGCTCCACCTCCATCCGCGCCGCCGAGTGGCGCTCCTTGtcgcagccgccggcgccggcttgTGTCCGGGCTTGCGCTCGTCACTGAACGTGCCGCCGACAGTCGTTTCCACGGCCCCGCGCTCGACGTCGGACGTCGCCCCGCGGCCGCCGGTGACCTCGACCCCGCAGCAGGACTCGGTGCACGAGCACTCGGACCCCGACCCCGAGCCGGCCGCCTCCGACGGCTGCTCCTCTTCGGCCGGTgccgcgtcgccgcgccgcgcccacTGGTCGAACGCGCCCTTGAGGACGGCGAAGCGCGCCTCGGCCTCCGCCAGGTGATCCGGcagcgcgccgccgtggcACTCCCTCTCCGCGGCGATGAGGTTCCGGAGGAAGTCGGCCCTGGCCTGAATCTCCGCGAAGAGGCTGCCGTCCAccacgtcgcgccgccgcgggcgtgAGGACATCGCGTCGGCGAGGCATGTGTTCAGTTCCCCGAGCTTCCTCTCCACGACGGGGTTGGGACGCGGGcgctgcgcctgcgcctgcgcctccgccgccggtggcctcTCCATCTCCACGTCCACGGCCACGTCCATGCGCGCACGCACCctcgcgatcgatcgatcggtcgagcAGTAGTAGTGGGTGGTTTTTGCGTTGGTTTGAGCGGCTGGGTGTGATGCGAGCGAAGGGCTTTGACGCGAGGGAGGCGTTGCGACCCCTCGCCGAAACGGGCGCGCTTCGGTAACCGCAAGCGGCCGTGCCGTCTGCGTGAACGTGATTTGATTGATTGCATCGTGACGTGTGCCGCGTGGAGACGAGCGCGTGGTGGAGTATTTCCCAGTAGAGCCACTGCAATTCTCGATGAGGCCGAATGTAATATAGAGATGTTCAGGCCTCATGGGCTAGTGACGCTAGTCCGCGTTGTAAAGTAGCCCGGGTCAACTATAGAGGTAGAGAGATGTTGGGCCTTTTCTGGGCTGAAATCTTGCATGTTTCAGTTCACCAGTTACATCAAGCTAACAAGCATCCAAAAACCAGAACCGAAATATGGGCTGGTAAGTTGCCTGGAAAGTTCAAGCAAGCTAGCATCTTGTGATTCCTCCCGCTTTGGTTCCAGTTACATGTCGTATTCCCTTCCGTGatctatcgatcgatcacgCCAAAACATTCTTAGTTAAATCGGGTTTTCCGCCATTGGTGCATGTTACGAGGTACAGTGCAGTTTCGCCATACGCCAAGATCTTGTGCTAAACTATCGTCAATCACCGAACGGAAACAAACCTCGACATGTTCCAGAAACGCAGCATCTTGGTCACCATAATGTGCCActgcaacaaaatatattcaagCATCAAGCCAATCCAGATCAACCTGCAATCACCCTCACATGCATCCTCGCTCACGACTTCACTAAATTATCAATTATCGTCCATCCAGAGTTGCACCAAGATTTCTCCTATAAATACTCAAGCATCAAACACCATCAAATCATCACAAGCGCACTAAGAGATCGAGTAATCAGGAGCTCTTGATTAATCGCTCGTCAGCTTAGTTGCGCGTGGTCCGGCAGCAGCAATGGCAGGCAATGCCTCGATCGCGCTGTTCCTCGCCGTCAGCCTGGCGGTGGTCTCGCTGGCCAGTGCCTGCGGCGGCCGCTGCCCGCCGACGCCCACCCCGACGCCGGTGGCGTCCGGCAGGTGCCCCCGCGACGCGCTGAAGCTGGGCGTGTGCGCCAACGTGCTGGGCCTGATCAAGGCCAAGGTGGGCGTGCCGCCGGCGGAGCCGTGCTGCCCGCTGCTGGATGGCCTCGTCGACcttgaggcggcggcgtgcctCTGCACGGCGATCAGGGGCAACGTCCTCGGCATCAACCTCAACCTCCCCGTCGACCTCAGCCTCATCCTCAACTACTGCGGCAAGCGCGTGCCCACCGGCTTCAAGTGCCTCTAAGCACTTCCGGCGGCAGCGCTATTGCAAATTTGTTCTGCTGCTGGCTAATTTATCTTGactgtttgtttggttggctacGTACCGTGCTAGCTCTTGCTTGCGACGGTTtccgtgcatgcatgcatgggtcaACGACAAATATGCTGCGTGTGCACCTAGCATATTGCACGTCCCATGCAGCCTACTCGATTTTCCGCGTTTCCATTCACCTCATGTGTGAGTCCTCACATGATCTGTTGAATATTCATTTggattacaaataaaataaaattcattttgtTTGGAATGCTCAAGGTTTGTACgcaaattttgatgtttaGGACGAAATTTAGTCAGTTTTTGGAACTTTGACTACcaatattttctcaaatactaagtttaatttaatacaaaataaatggtcGGAGGAGGCGACGTCAACAACATGACAGGTGTCTCCCATTTCATTGGTGACAtggatttttttgaaaaaaaaaacatatatgagaTTTTACTACCAAgactcaaaataatttataaaaacctAGTCACGCGTAAAGTatcattcatgttttatcatctaataataataaaaatatcaatcataaaaaatttaaataagacaaaaaaaatcaaagattatattcaaaaactgaaaagtgaatttattttggaacgagaAATACATGTTAGAGCAAGTATGCTGAGCAAGATCCTTCAAATGTTGCACTCTCTAAAGCGATCAACAGAGAGAATGATGGACACgataaagataaaatggtTGTTCCATCTCTGGTAGATACTGgttctatttgtaaatattttttcttacgtATATGTCCcctttttagaaaattttttataaataggtcCTCAGCGTCATTGGCATTAGCACCGTCCTTCTCGGGGGCTAAGTTTGTCGAGACCACGGCGCCACTGACGTTGGCATCGAGATATTGGACCACGGCGCCACTGACGTTGGGCTGAGCTAAAAGGTCCATTTTTTGTTAAAGTTTTTTTCAGGGTctatttatgattaaagttTTTTGAAAGGgctataagttaaaaattccaGTAGCCTTACTAGTAATACTTGTGCTTTGCTTGAGAGGATTTGTGAAGTAGACGATATGTAAGAAGAAACACACAGTGTGGACGGAGCTTCATATCCACGGATGATATGGAACTTATATACTATTTAGTTCGGATGGCATCCCGTTCTCTAGtttctattgaaaaataaacctgCTAAGGAGTGCAGGGTTGTAGGCATGGTGCAACATGTTAACTCATGTGGTGAAGCAAGAAGAAGACCCACACGGAGTGGCCTACTGCCCTATTCGTCCACCCCGGGCTGGAAACTTGCACAGGTGCGCACTCACGGCCGGCACACCGTGACTTGGGCTATCATGTCGGTTTCCGGTAGATTTTGCAGGTACGTGGCAAATACGCGGCCATCCTTGGGTAGATAGTTGGTGGATTTATCGGTTGAATCAACGCGTCGACGGATCTGTTGTCATGGTGAAAACACTTTGTAGcacatttttatgtatatatgaacaacatatttataaataaaaataatttagatataattttttatacgtgttcttaatgatttatttaatagtcaaggctaaaaaataaactacgttaaaaaactctaaaatcaattctaaatataagattaaaaatttaaattttggtttataattataagccaaaagcGAATGAATCCGGTGTAAAACAACGCGCTTACGGTAGCCGCAGCGTAGTTAGCCGCGCCCATACACAGTACGTCTGGTAAGTGGTGGCCATGTGAATTGGCGGCGTGCGCCTGCCTCTCGGCGGGGGTACGTGTGATGCACGTATGGACTCTCGATCATAACAAGTTTGTTTTTCGTAGCGATCATTGATGCCGTGACCGATAGGCAAGCAGGAGAATCCAAAGAAATTCGCCGTACGTAGCCGACTGCAAAACGCATATCAGCTCAAATTATTGTAACGTCCGGACTCCAAAATCCGCATCAGCTCTACGGACTCATATTCGCATGATATCGAGCGTATACTTTCGTTCTCGCTTCGTGTAAAAGATTAACCCAGAGGTACGGGTACTATGGTTACACTAAGACTTATTATAAGCAGACCcgtacttatatttttaaggtGATACTAAATCACTACAACATATCCACTTCTAAGTCATATGGACCAAACTCATACTACTAACGTGTAGAACCGACTAATGCGAATTTTAGAGTCGGGGTGTTATAGTTGGCCCACGTGACTCATAAGTAGATGTGTAGTGATGGTTTAGTACCACATTGAAAGTTTAGTTGAGTGATggtctatttataataagcctTGATGCTTCAACCATATTATCTTCGGATTAACTTTTTTACATAAAGCGAGGAAGGTAAGCGAGATACATGCTAGAAAAATCTGAAAAGTACAAAGCGATAACTGAAATTATGATCACTATCCTCCAAATAATTGTCGATCCCTGGTACTGTGGATCCTTCCCACT
This window harbors:
- the LOC121054290 gene encoding uncharacterized protein LOC121054290; amino-acid sequence: MDVAVDVEMERPPAAEAQAQAQRPRPNPVVERKLGELNTCLADAMSSRPRRRDVVDGSLFAEIQARADFLRNLIAAERECHGGALPDHLAEAEARFAVLKGAFDQWARRGDAAPAEEEQPSEAAGSGSGSECSCTESCCGVEVTGGRGATSDVERGAVETTVGGTFSDERKPGHKPAPAAATRSATRRRGWRWSAACCGAAGAVAVVALAVGVAIEFALVAHHSVYVVPT
- the LOC102715474 gene encoding 14 kDa proline-rich protein DC2.15-like, with the protein product MAGNASIALFLAVSLAVVSLASACGGRCPPTPTPTPVASGRCPRDALKLGVCANVLGLIKAKVGVPPAEPCCPLLDGLVDLEAAACLCTAIRGNVLGINLNLPVDLSLILNYCGKRVPTGFKCL